One window of the Streptomyces sp. ITFR-21 genome contains the following:
- a CDS encoding fibronectin type III domain-containing protein, whose protein sequence is MTTPTTFPYKRPGVYISESLNPLPQPITPPGLAVATFVGTHDAGPSNPVKVTSWEQFRSLYGGFGNGLNYLPFQVFEYFANGGQQAWILRATPTDSVSARLVIKNQPLPPPETIVATPDGTAPSGSGTKPSSKVTNVTLSAPSGAVTANPEQTAFQIEWDAITPAASVDAYQVVVTRPDDGGFSQTVWVAQPSGGKPTAAFTELAPDTTYSVQITPYKGATAGDPMTTAATFDTAAGYTAVDALQITARGRGAYGNQVFISTVSSWTTGRFHLFVKYGSTAQSSLVETWQDVSLNPGDPRYIVGLVNSAFGGSTYISVENMLPPTSTTPGTSPVPDASWQPDYVSDAPLENGADGVLAVNLAEQLAAQFGSISDVLLLNLCGNTSLTDHIPPQTQINSVLSWVEQRRGAFLILDAPRQPAPTAPDVAANKYSSTIGGYSPQSSYAAFYGPWIQVADPAGASVSSTRMLPPAGAVMGQFAQADAAVGPNRSPAGVAYGLVGTVGVENTFTLDQLDALNQIGCNVIRPVPQAGYCIMGARTLKQGMPDRYISVRRMLTYLENLLEEVTRFAVFEPNGPELWQTLNALVTQQLMTLTQADQLQSSVPDQAFFVVCDETNNTPQTVSNGEIHIQVGVALASPAEFIVIEISQYQGGISTTTTSVEGTA, encoded by the coding sequence ATGACCACCCCCACGACCTTCCCCTACAAGCGCCCGGGTGTGTACATCTCCGAGTCGCTCAACCCCCTGCCGCAGCCGATCACGCCCCCGGGGCTCGCCGTGGCCACGTTCGTGGGCACTCACGACGCGGGCCCGTCCAACCCGGTGAAGGTCACCTCGTGGGAGCAGTTCCGGAGCCTGTACGGAGGATTCGGCAACGGGCTGAACTACCTGCCCTTCCAGGTATTCGAGTACTTCGCCAACGGCGGTCAGCAGGCATGGATTCTCCGTGCCACTCCGACGGACTCCGTCTCCGCGCGTCTGGTGATCAAGAACCAGCCTCTGCCCCCTCCGGAGACCATCGTCGCGACGCCCGACGGAACCGCGCCCAGCGGCTCCGGCACCAAGCCGTCGTCGAAGGTGACGAACGTGACCCTCTCGGCGCCTTCGGGAGCAGTCACCGCCAACCCCGAGCAGACCGCCTTCCAGATCGAGTGGGACGCCATCACGCCGGCGGCCTCGGTGGACGCCTACCAGGTCGTCGTCACGCGACCGGACGACGGGGGCTTTTCCCAGACGGTATGGGTGGCGCAGCCGAGCGGCGGCAAGCCCACCGCCGCGTTCACCGAACTGGCCCCGGACACCACGTACTCGGTGCAGATCACCCCGTACAAGGGGGCTACCGCCGGCGACCCGATGACGACGGCCGCGACTTTCGACACGGCGGCCGGCTACACCGCCGTGGACGCACTCCAGATCACTGCGCGAGGGCGGGGTGCCTACGGCAACCAGGTCTTCATCAGCACCGTGTCCTCCTGGACCACTGGCCGGTTCCACCTCTTCGTCAAGTACGGCTCCACCGCTCAGTCCTCCCTTGTCGAGACTTGGCAGGACGTCTCACTCAACCCGGGCGACCCGCGCTACATCGTCGGCCTGGTCAACTCCGCCTTCGGCGGATCGACGTACATCAGCGTGGAGAACATGCTCCCCCCGACGTCCACAACGCCGGGAACGAGCCCGGTTCCGGATGCGAGCTGGCAGCCGGACTACGTCTCTGACGCTCCCCTGGAGAACGGAGCCGACGGCGTCCTGGCGGTCAACCTTGCCGAACAGCTAGCGGCACAGTTCGGGAGCATCTCCGACGTGCTGCTGCTCAACCTGTGCGGGAACACATCGCTGACCGACCACATCCCCCCGCAGACGCAGATCAACAGCGTCCTGTCCTGGGTCGAACAGCGCCGAGGAGCATTCCTCATCCTCGACGCGCCCCGCCAGCCGGCGCCCACCGCACCCGACGTGGCCGCCAACAAGTACTCCTCGACGATCGGCGGGTATTCGCCTCAGTCCTCGTACGCCGCCTTCTACGGCCCGTGGATTCAGGTGGCGGACCCTGCCGGCGCCTCGGTCTCCTCCACGCGGATGTTGCCGCCTGCGGGAGCGGTGATGGGGCAGTTCGCGCAGGCAGACGCAGCGGTCGGGCCGAATCGCAGCCCGGCAGGCGTCGCCTACGGTCTGGTAGGCACGGTCGGCGTGGAGAACACATTCACTCTCGATCAGCTCGACGCGCTCAATCAGATCGGGTGCAACGTCATCCGCCCAGTGCCACAAGCCGGTTACTGCATTATGGGCGCCCGCACACTCAAGCAGGGAATGCCCGACAGGTACATCTCCGTTCGCCGGATGCTCACGTACCTGGAAAACCTGCTGGAGGAAGTCACACGTTTCGCGGTTTTCGAACCGAACGGGCCAGAACTGTGGCAGACCCTCAATGCTCTCGTCACGCAGCAGCTCATGACGCTCACGCAAGCGGATCAGCTTCAGTCAAGCGTCCCAGATCAGGCTTTCTTCGTGGTGTGCGACGAGACCAATAACACTCCACAGACCGTATCGAATGGTGAAATCCACATCCAGGTCGGTGTCGCTCTCGCGTCGCCTGCTGAGTTCATCGTCATCGAGATCTCGCAGTACCAGGGCGGCATCTCGACCACGACCACGTCCGTGGAGGGCACGGCCTGA
- a CDS encoding Ig domain-containing protein has protein sequence MPFLLNEDKALKLKFQGLMVHDSTSGPGRRITVRYRNPEYELADATYPLALISHTRISRDEERESRGTVNLHYAPEGYAPWADMSDPTQSPYIAQMPVPLNIDYQLDVYARKELHIIELTGSLMQFDFLPARFGYLPVGEDGTVRRLDLLGGPDYSESKDEQGKRLFCASWALRVSSEIFLSEIRELTPAQRVLIDFLDKQAWDAGTDHPLDPTYAVTKTALSITTTALPNATAGRPYRQELVAAGGYGETRWSLPEGSRLPAGLALSHSGALFGTPHTPTAGEPGEFLVAASDSDDSPQVTTAALTLTVSPAPPGSC, from the coding sequence GTGCCCTTTCTTCTGAACGAAGACAAGGCCCTGAAGCTGAAGTTCCAGGGCCTGATGGTGCATGACTCCACCTCCGGTCCGGGGCGCCGTATAACCGTCCGATACCGCAATCCTGAGTACGAACTCGCCGACGCCACCTACCCATTGGCGTTGATCTCCCATACCCGCATTTCACGGGACGAGGAGCGCGAGAGCCGGGGCACGGTCAACCTGCACTACGCCCCCGAGGGCTACGCCCCGTGGGCTGACATGTCGGACCCGACGCAGTCGCCGTACATCGCGCAGATGCCTGTCCCGCTGAACATCGACTACCAGCTCGACGTGTACGCGCGCAAAGAGCTACACATCATCGAGCTGACCGGCAGCCTCATGCAGTTCGATTTCCTACCGGCCCGATTCGGATATCTACCCGTCGGAGAAGACGGCACTGTGCGGCGGCTCGACCTGCTGGGCGGCCCGGATTACAGCGAGTCCAAGGACGAGCAAGGAAAACGCCTCTTCTGCGCGAGCTGGGCACTGCGCGTCTCCAGCGAGATCTTCCTCAGCGAGATCCGCGAACTGACACCGGCTCAGCGCGTACTCATCGACTTCCTCGACAAGCAGGCGTGGGACGCGGGCACCGACCACCCCCTCGACCCTACCTACGCCGTCACGAAGACCGCGCTGTCCATCACCACCACGGCGCTGCCGAATGCGACTGCCGGCCGGCCCTACCGCCAGGAGCTGGTCGCCGCTGGTGGCTACGGCGAGACGCGCTGGTCCCTCCCCGAGGGCTCTCGCCTCCCCGCCGGCCTCGCGCTCTCCCACAGCGGCGCCCTGTTCGGCACCCCGCACACACCCACTGCCGGAGAACCGGGGGAGTTCCTCGTCGCCGCAAGCGATTCCGACGACTCCCCGCAGGTCACCACGGCCGCTCTGACGCTCACTGTCTCGCCCGCACCTCCTGGGAGCTGCTGA